The proteins below are encoded in one region of Leishmania major strain Friedlin complete genome, chromosome 7:
- the AAT19 gene encoding putative amino acid transporter has product MSRLPGEPLSDAAQRELTAPACHPEYESVNTKPESKLSGVTDQQDSNPELTKKPHVEADDANTGEPLDEDDAEEVPRKKHCSKFRRWVEKVVPPGGVIASSFTLGSSTLGAGILGLPAAFNSMGFVTALLVLILVTVLTVFSLWLLARCSDAAKVRTYEDVARVLLGRGADYVAAIFMFGFCLGGAVSYIVSIGDLLTPMFDDPSVPEFLRTKIGNSVITSAVWFVVILPMCLPKNIDSLRHTSIISVSMVVFFVICIMQDSCDFMAKNGWREDIKFFNTGNGAIQGLGTVIFACLVQINAQEIYYEMADPTPRNMVRNSTIAMSGCGLLYVLAGVFGCARFGSTVKSSILLKYQPREAPQFWFAYFGIVMKICVAFALHQLPLRDSIYHFFSWDVYRMPWWRNALICGCLAAFVLIIGLLVPDLSIVLGLVGSLCGGFIGFIFPSLMIMYTGKWSLKNVGFLEWSLTYILLLVGVVAVVFGTCASIYSIV; this is encoded by the coding sequence ATGTCTCGACTTCCCGGAGAACCACTGTcggacgcggcgcagcgtgaGCTGACGGCGCCAGCCTGCCACCCGGAGTATGAGTCGGTGAATACGAAACCCGAATCGAAATTGTCAGGCGTTACAGACCAGCAGGATAGCAATCCCGAGTTGACAAAGAAGCCGCACGTGGAGGCGGACGACGCCAACACAGGGGAGCCGTTGGACGAGGACGATGCCGAGGAGGTGCCTCGCAAGAAGCACTGCTCGAAGTTTCGCCGGTGGGTTGAGAAGGTCGTGCCGCCGGGCGGTGTCATCGCGAGCTCCTTCACCCTGGGCAGCTCCACTCTTGGCGCCGGTATCCTCGGTCTCCCGGCCGCGTTCAATAGCATGGGTTTTGTGActgcgctgctcgtgctCATATTGGTAACAGTGCTCACGGTCTTCTCTTTGTGGCTGCTGGCGCGGTGCTCCGACGCGGCGAAGGTTCGGACGTATGAGGATGTGGCTCGTGTGCTGCTCGGCCGTGGCGCCGACTACGTGGCCGCCATTTTCATGTTCGGTTTCTgtctcggcggcgccgtcagctACATCGTTTCCATTGGTGACCTGCTCACTCCTATGTTTGATGACCCTAGTGTGCCAGAATTCCTGCGGACGAAGATCGGCAACAGCGTCATCACGTCCGCAGTGTGGTTCGTCGTCATCCTCCCCATGTGCCTGCCCAAGAATATTGACTCACTCCGGCACACGTCCATCATAAGCGTGAGCATGGTCGTGTTCTTTGTCATTTGCATCATGCAAGACAGCTGCGATTTCATGGCGAAAAACGGGTGGCGCGAGGATATCAAGTTCTTTAACACTGGCAATGGCGCCATTCAGGGCCTAGGCACTGTCATCTTCGCCTGCCTCGTCCAGATCAACGCGCAGGAAATCTACTACGAGATGGCGGATCCGACGCCGCGCAACATGGTGCGTAACAGCACAATCGCTatgagcggctgcggcctcTTGTACGTTCTCGCTGGCGTGTTCGGCTGCGCACGTTTCGGCTCCACGGTGAAGTCGTCCATCTTGCTCAAGTACCAGCCGCGTGAGGCGCCGCAGTTCTGGTTCGCCTATTTCGGCATCGTCATGAAGATCTGCGTGGCTTTTGCGTTGCaccagctgccgctgcgcgacagCATCTACCACTTCTTCTCGTGGGACGTCTACCGCATGCCCTGGTGGAGGAACGCCCTCATTTGCGGCTGTCTCGCGGCATTCGTGCTGATCATTGGCCTCCTAGTTCCAGACCTCAGCATCGTCCTCGGCCTCGTCGGCTCCCTCTGCGGCGGCTTTATCGGCTTCATCTTCCCTTCTCTCATGATCATGTACACGGGTAAGTGGAGTCTGAAGAATGTGGGCTTCCTCGAGTGGTCGTTGACCTATATCCTTCTCCTTgttggcgtcgtcgccgtcgtctttGGCACCTGCGCTTCCATCTACTCGATCGTCTGA